The following coding sequences are from one Streptomyces sp. NBC_01485 window:
- a CDS encoding asparagine synthase-related protein, translated as MRWLVGWSSTAAGALGGAVGYDGRHDDGAAYAGQVGYEGETLQPVGSQLLWGDPDPLWAVGDWRPDEVRVLEADAQTRLAVLGTCGATDEQLRVGLFAARGGALRHLTAWPGSYTAIVQVGRRLTVSGDLAGARPVFHTPWADGTAYATAALPLADLIEANLDFGHLAALLAVPDVPAALHDSTPYDGVRRVPPGHALILRAGAREVAGYEPVASLAVAAPAADPDSAVGAVRDALIEAVRARLSAPRHVPDIDPGPVPGMGPAERRAARGMPAPGIGADLSGGPASGTLALLAAGLPGRPGTLLGHGTGAGERLLAVTFNDLAVGGREAELERAGALAANPRLHHVVVAGDEETLPYADLDGPLTDEPGPSLVMAARHRARLAAGSADHFTGYGARQVLDAHPARLADLLMDRKRRHLVRPVAALTKADGSVLVPARVYGAARRLARTSYRAGVEGLAERLLQRSFGFDDSGGAVGASLAALTWGGAGPAARWLTGEALAEVSVRLQGSTHRSGVGPGQRPGDYRARAALTRHAMDLRVLEQAAEIRSQRLHAPFLDNQVVRACRALPETLRVQPGARAAILRTVLKDAGVTDLPPGWGAPSQAPATAAARAGLRMAMDPLLTLFEAPLLAEAGLIEARVVRKALRAAAAGEPLPLDGLADLVSLELWLRRLLSRRGTCWTGTPARARAVPAGIAPQRRAVSSGG; from the coding sequence ATGCGGTGGTTGGTGGGATGGAGCAGCACCGCCGCGGGCGCGCTGGGCGGAGCCGTCGGCTACGACGGCCGCCACGACGACGGTGCGGCGTACGCGGGCCAAGTCGGCTACGAGGGCGAGACCTTGCAGCCGGTCGGCTCGCAACTCCTGTGGGGCGACCCCGATCCGCTGTGGGCGGTCGGCGACTGGCGCCCCGACGAGGTGCGGGTGCTGGAGGCCGACGCCCAGACCCGGCTGGCGGTCCTCGGCACCTGCGGGGCGACCGACGAACAACTGCGCGTCGGACTGTTCGCCGCGCGGGGCGGGGCACTTCGGCACCTGACGGCCTGGCCGGGCAGCTACACGGCGATCGTCCAGGTCGGCCGGCGCCTCACCGTCTCCGGCGATCTGGCGGGCGCGCGCCCGGTGTTCCACACCCCCTGGGCCGACGGCACGGCGTACGCGACGGCCGCGCTGCCACTGGCCGACCTCATCGAGGCCAACCTCGACTTCGGCCACCTGGCGGCCCTCCTCGCCGTCCCCGACGTACCGGCCGCCCTGCACGACTCCACCCCGTACGACGGCGTGCGCCGCGTTCCGCCGGGGCATGCGCTGATCCTGCGCGCCGGGGCACGCGAAGTCGCCGGGTACGAGCCGGTCGCCTCCCTCGCCGTGGCGGCGCCCGCGGCCGACCCGGACAGCGCGGTCGGCGCCGTGCGCGACGCGCTCATCGAGGCGGTACGCGCGCGTCTGTCCGCGCCCCGGCACGTCCCCGACATCGACCCCGGCCCCGTGCCCGGCATGGGCCCCGCCGAACGGCGCGCCGCGCGCGGGATGCCCGCGCCGGGCATCGGCGCCGACCTGTCCGGCGGCCCGGCCTCCGGCACGCTGGCGCTCCTCGCGGCCGGTCTGCCCGGCCGGCCGGGCACGCTGCTCGGGCACGGCACGGGCGCGGGGGAACGGCTGCTGGCCGTCACTTTCAACGACCTGGCCGTCGGCGGCCGCGAGGCCGAGCTGGAGCGGGCAGGCGCCCTCGCGGCCAACCCGCGCCTGCACCACGTCGTGGTGGCCGGCGACGAGGAGACCCTGCCGTACGCCGACCTGGACGGCCCGCTGACCGACGAACCCGGCCCCAGCCTGGTCATGGCCGCCCGCCACCGCGCGCGGCTCGCGGCGGGCAGCGCGGACCACTTCACGGGCTACGGCGCCCGCCAGGTCCTGGACGCCCACCCGGCCCGCCTCGCCGACCTGCTGATGGACCGCAAGCGCCGCCACCTGGTACGCCCCGTCGCCGCGCTGACGAAGGCCGACGGCTCGGTACTCGTCCCCGCGCGCGTGTACGGCGCGGCCCGCCGCCTGGCCCGTACGTCGTACCGCGCGGGCGTGGAGGGCCTCGCCGAACGCCTCCTGCAGCGCAGCTTCGGCTTCGACGACTCCGGAGGCGCCGTAGGGGCGTCCCTGGCCGCCCTCACCTGGGGCGGGGCGGGTCCGGCCGCGCGTTGGCTGACGGGTGAGGCGCTGGCTGAAGTATCGGTTCGCCTGCAAGGCTCCACGCACCGCTCCGGAGTCGGCCCCGGCCAACGTCCGGGCGACTACCGCGCGCGCGCCGCCCTCACGCGTCATGCCATGGACCTACGCGTCCTGGAACAGGCCGCCGAGATCCGCTCCCAGCGACTGCACGCGCCGTTCCTCGACAACCAGGTCGTCCGCGCGTGCCGCGCGCTCCCCGAGACCCTGCGCGTGCAACCAGGGGCGCGCGCCGCGATCCTGCGCACCGTCCTGAAGGACGCCGGCGTCACCGACCTCCCGCCCGGCTGGGGCGCCCCCTCCCAGGCCCCCGCCACCGCGGCGGCCCGGGCCGGCCTGCGCATGGCCATGGACCCCCTCCTCACCCTCTTCGAGGCACCCCTCCTCGCGGAAGCGGGCCTGATCGAGGCGAGAGTCGTCCGCAAGGCCCTCAGAGCCGCCGCAGCAGGCGAACCCCTCCCCCTGGACGGCCTCGCCGACCTCGTCTCCCTGGAACTCTGGCTCCGCCGCCTCCTCTCCCGCAGAGGAACCTGCTGGACAGGAACCCCGGCCCGCGCGCGTGCGGTACCAGCGGGCATCGCTCCCCAGCGGCGGGCGGTCTCTTCTGGGGGGTGA